In Natranaeroarchaeum aerophilus, a single genomic region encodes these proteins:
- a CDS encoding glycosyltransferase family 4 protein, with product MEIGLYHDSAGTRHAGGVAIYAQWMAAELSKRNEVSLYTQSGEFTELVRSSDIDIIEVPSFSNRIPDALGSYTPISDQNWAKLAMAIWSARSDVIQQMNDNLDVLCTFQWLDDVLLSNAIDIPTVFQYHGLANTGVGVKLRETLSDTEFVLANSHDTATAVRETLGYDVEDVIYPGVDTDAFLPSASPAFISDDPVILFVGRATEQKGIFDLIEAFATLDSDARLCIIGRGNEEVIRGQCERHGVWDSTTILGEIPHHELPNYYAAADVFCLPSYSEGFGMVNLEAMACGTPVVTADLEAIRSYITNKENGLLVEPGDTVAISNAISRLLDSTELRAALGERGRETALEFSWEQQAARLEEFCINNIGTVAESTTDNERFVRPQAQLSGTHD from the coding sequence ATGGAGATCGGGTTGTATCACGATTCGGCAGGAACACGCCACGCAGGTGGTGTTGCTATCTACGCACAATGGATGGCAGCTGAACTCTCGAAGCGCAACGAGGTATCTCTCTACACGCAATCCGGGGAGTTCACAGAACTTGTTCGCTCGTCAGATATCGACATCATCGAGGTACCGTCCTTTTCGAACCGTATTCCGGACGCCCTTGGATCGTATACACCGATCAGCGACCAGAACTGGGCAAAACTGGCGATGGCGATCTGGTCGGCTCGAAGCGACGTCATCCAGCAGATGAACGATAATCTGGATGTGCTGTGTACGTTCCAGTGGCTGGACGACGTGTTGCTCTCGAACGCCATCGACATTCCCACTGTGTTTCAGTACCATGGGCTCGCCAACACAGGAGTTGGAGTCAAGCTACGTGAAACACTGTCGGACACCGAGTTTGTACTGGCGAACTCGCATGACACCGCAACGGCCGTGAGAGAAACGCTCGGGTACGACGTAGAGGACGTAATCTATCCAGGCGTGGACACTGACGCGTTTTTGCCGAGTGCTTCGCCAGCGTTTATCAGTGATGATCCGGTTATACTATTTGTTGGCCGGGCTACCGAGCAAAAAGGGATCTTCGATCTTATCGAGGCATTCGCCACTCTCGATAGCGACGCCCGATTGTGCATCATCGGTCGTGGCAATGAGGAAGTTATTCGAGGCCAGTGTGAGCGACATGGTGTCTGGGACTCAACAACGATACTCGGGGAAATTCCGCATCATGAACTCCCCAACTATTACGCAGCAGCAGATGTGTTTTGTCTTCCGTCGTACTCGGAGGGCTTTGGCATGGTGAATCTCGAAGCTATGGCCTGTGGGACCCCGGTTGTGACCGCTGATCTGGAAGCGATTCGGTCGTATATCACGAATAAAGAGAACGGGCTGTTAGTCGAGCCCGGAGATACCGTCGCCATATCGAACGCCATCTCCAGACTTCTCGATTCAACAGAGCTCCGGGCCGCGCTGGGTGAGCGTGGACGCGAGACGGCGCTGGAGTTCAGCTGGGAACAACAGGCGGCCCGGCTGGAGGAATTCTGTATCAACAACATTGGAACTGTGGCGGAATCCACTACGGACAACGAGCGATTCGTCCGACCGCAAGCTCAGTTGTCGGGAACCCACGACTGA
- a CDS encoding flippase — MSVPDRIVHGLKATLVARLCKMIVNGLLLLLLARVLLTPTEYGLLFLAISIVGVAKMFGDLGLSRSAAYYVTKFKEAEPAKVPSVLRIAIQYRLLLLCLVGTLLVVGSGLIATVLDEPELAPVLVIGAGYLVTLSLHSFVGTMFQGFNRVSLTAVIDIVHNVSRLLLVVGFLVLGFGVAGAMAGYLIGALISATIGFVILYIRFYSNYDGTEPTKTLRNRMLRYSVPLTATQAANVVDKRVDTILIGFFLNPVAVGYYVLSKQITEFILVPAGSLGFSVSPTYGEQKATGSLEGGARIYETTLRYVMLLYLPAAVGLFLVAEPAVRLIFGADYLGAVPVLQIFGLYVVFHAITNVTTQSLDYLGRAKDRAIAKGITSIANLLLNLLLIPLYGVVGAAFATLATYGVYTAVNLYIMQAELPLNTRSVVRSIVPIIGISLCMGLVVSWILPYVSGLLMLVLTIFCGVAVWGVLAITIGLLDPHEAVAQLRSSSG, encoded by the coding sequence ATGTCGGTTCCTGATCGCATCGTACACGGACTGAAAGCAACACTCGTAGCCCGCCTCTGCAAGATGATTGTCAACGGGCTACTTCTCCTGTTACTCGCACGTGTTCTTCTGACACCGACCGAATATGGCTTACTCTTTCTTGCTATTTCGATCGTTGGGGTAGCAAAGATGTTCGGCGACCTTGGTCTCTCTCGGTCTGCAGCATATTACGTGACCAAATTCAAAGAAGCAGAGCCAGCAAAGGTCCCCTCCGTCCTTCGTATTGCAATACAATACCGACTATTGCTACTGTGTCTCGTCGGTACTCTACTCGTGGTTGGTAGTGGTCTAATCGCTACCGTTCTGGACGAGCCCGAACTGGCCCCAGTACTCGTTATCGGTGCCGGATATCTCGTCACGCTGTCGTTACATTCGTTTGTAGGGACCATGTTTCAGGGGTTCAATCGAGTATCTCTGACGGCAGTGATCGATATTGTCCACAACGTCTCCAGGCTGCTACTCGTTGTCGGGTTCCTCGTACTCGGGTTTGGAGTTGCTGGAGCGATGGCTGGTTACTTGATCGGGGCACTCATTTCTGCTACTATCGGATTCGTTATACTATATATAAGATTCTACTCGAACTACGACGGTACGGAGCCAACAAAGACGCTGCGGAACCGAATGTTACGATACAGTGTTCCACTGACCGCCACACAGGCCGCAAACGTGGTCGACAAGCGGGTTGATACTATCCTGATCGGCTTCTTTCTCAACCCCGTGGCAGTAGGCTACTACGTACTTAGCAAGCAGATCACGGAATTTATTCTTGTGCCAGCGGGCTCGCTCGGCTTCTCCGTCTCTCCGACGTACGGTGAGCAAAAGGCGACGGGGTCACTTGAAGGAGGCGCTCGAATCTATGAAACGACCCTCAGATACGTCATGTTGCTGTACCTGCCAGCCGCAGTCGGGCTGTTTTTGGTTGCTGAGCCTGCTGTTCGACTTATTTTTGGAGCAGACTACCTGGGTGCGGTTCCGGTTCTACAGATCTTTGGCCTGTACGTCGTCTTTCATGCCATCACCAACGTGACAACCCAGAGTCTCGATTATCTTGGACGTGCGAAGGATCGAGCGATAGCCAAAGGTATCACCTCCATCGCCAATCTCCTGTTGAATCTACTTCTGATCCCACTGTATGGGGTTGTTGGAGCGGCGTTCGCTACGCTGGCCACGTATGGGGTGTACACGGCGGTGAATCTATACATTATGCAAGCCGAACTTCCTCTGAACACCCGATCCGTTGTTCGATCCATCGTTCCTATTATTGGAATCAGCCTCTGTATGGGCCTCGTCGTCTCCTGGATCCTTCCATACGTCTCGGGCCTCCTGATGCTTGTACTGACGATTTTCTGTGGTGTAGCTGTCTGGGGTGTGCTGGCAATTACCATCGGACTACTTGATCCCCACGAGGCAGTCGCTCAGCTGAGATCCTCATCCGGCTAG
- the hisD gene encoding histidinol dehydrogenase — protein MNYKAVADLSPGERTSLFDRDSGVDEIRSDVAEIVGRVEEEGDVAVREFCREFDDVQVGSLEITDRVEHAYEEIDDELRGAIDTAVANVSEFHEAQVPEDWRDEFDGRELGRRFRPIDSVGVYAPGGTAAYPSSAIMGVVPAKVAGVEDVAVATPPADEINPATLAAIHAAGADRVYSVGGAQAIAALAYGTESIERVGKVVGPGNRWVTAAKAEVRGDVDIDFLAGPSEILVIADGTADPEYIAADLLAQAEHDPNASVVAVTDDESLAEAIGEAVEAGIDERARSDVIRDALAGDESAILHARSMSEAILFAEEYAAEHLSIVAEDDEAVLDRIDSAGSVFLGPYTPVAAGDYASGTNHVLPTGGGAKLTGGLSVDTFVRSTTVQRLDREALADLGGTITTLAEAEGLEAHAESVRTRLEE, from the coding sequence ATGAACTACAAAGCAGTCGCGGACCTCTCACCTGGCGAGCGGACGAGTCTGTTCGACCGCGATTCGGGGGTCGACGAGATTCGCTCCGACGTCGCCGAAATCGTCGGACGCGTCGAGGAGGAAGGAGACGTCGCAGTACGGGAGTTCTGCCGGGAATTTGACGACGTTCAGGTCGGCAGTCTGGAGATCACCGATCGGGTCGAGCACGCGTACGAGGAGATCGACGACGAGCTCCGGGGGGCGATCGATACGGCCGTCGCTAACGTCAGCGAGTTCCACGAGGCACAGGTCCCCGAAGACTGGCGAGACGAGTTCGACGGGCGAGAGCTGGGTCGTCGGTTCCGGCCGATCGACAGCGTCGGCGTCTACGCCCCCGGTGGTACTGCGGCGTACCCATCCAGTGCGATTATGGGTGTCGTCCCCGCGAAGGTCGCAGGTGTGGAGGACGTCGCCGTCGCGACGCCGCCGGCCGACGAGATCAATCCGGCGACACTCGCAGCGATCCACGCGGCAGGTGCGGATCGGGTCTACAGTGTGGGCGGGGCTCAGGCGATCGCCGCGCTCGCATACGGTACCGAGTCCATTGAGCGCGTTGGGAAGGTCGTCGGGCCGGGTAATCGATGGGTTACCGCAGCCAAAGCCGAAGTACGTGGTGACGTCGACATCGACTTCCTCGCAGGGCCGAGCGAGATTCTCGTCATCGCGGACGGGACAGCAGATCCCGAGTACATTGCGGCGGACCTGCTCGCACAGGCCGAACACGATCCCAACGCATCAGTCGTCGCAGTGACGGATGACGAATCCCTTGCCGAAGCGATCGGCGAGGCAGTCGAGGCAGGGATCGACGAACGCGCCCGATCGGACGTGATCCGCGACGCGCTGGCCGGTGACGAAAGCGCGATCCTTCACGCCCGATCGATGAGCGAGGCGATACTCTTCGCCGAGGAGTATGCTGCCGAACACCTCTCGATCGTCGCCGAGGACGACGAAGCGGTGCTCGATCGGATCGACAGCGCCGGGAGCGTCTTTCTGGGCCCGTATACGCCCGTCGCAGCGGGCGATTACGCCAGTGGGACGAACCACGTCCTCCCGACCGGGGGCGGCGCAAAACTGACCGGGGGGCTCTCCGTCGACACGTTCGTTCGATCGACGACCGTTCAGCGACTCGATCGGGAAGCGTTGGCGGACCTGGGGGGGACGATCACGACGCTTGCGGAAGCCGAAGGACTGGAAGCACACGCAGAGAGCGTCCGGACGCGGCTCGAAGAGTAG
- a CDS encoding YncE family protein translates to MTTRETRRRFLQTSAVAGGIALAGCLGGDDDENGAENGDENGDENGDENGDEDGEEAAAFASASPVCHDYTHDGEAYVTLGPSYADGGLIVFDPESFEITEEFPEIPANCGTLAHPTEEKFYVNAGSADTDEADGAGDWWVFDTESHEMIGDTRSTEGYDAHGVMFTPDNEELWMVNRDTDDGVIIDPETDEVIEEIDEVGESPDILAASPDGELMFASTRGPEQQSGPHQIAGDTPGVAVINVESRELVEVVEPDPIDNYDDDDREDPDQPTPDFHGIGVVPGDGDDDYEVWALDQGVANLYILHPDGEGSIEVQNEVSLGEGTEEVPHMVDFDSEYRYAAIPSTGGAKTQIVTVDDYEVVKELDTGAGSHFAGWNPGDETILVDVIGDEKFVEIEADLEAEEFEMGQELVLSDLDQFPN, encoded by the coding sequence ATGACGACCCGAGAAACTCGACGTCGATTCCTGCAGACGAGTGCGGTCGCAGGCGGTATTGCACTCGCTGGCTGCCTCGGCGGCGACGATGACGAGAACGGAGCGGAGAACGGCGACGAAAATGGAGACGAAAACGGCGACGAGAACGGCGACGAAGACGGTGAAGAGGCAGCGGCCTTCGCCAGTGCCAGTCCGGTTTGCCACGACTACACGCACGATGGCGAGGCGTACGTTACGCTCGGTCCCAGCTACGCTGACGGCGGGCTGATCGTATTCGACCCCGAATCGTTCGAGATTACCGAGGAGTTCCCGGAGATCCCCGCGAACTGTGGGACGCTCGCCCACCCGACCGAGGAGAAGTTCTACGTCAATGCCGGAAGCGCGGACACGGACGAAGCCGACGGAGCCGGTGACTGGTGGGTCTTCGATACCGAGAGCCACGAGATGATTGGTGACACCCGCAGCACCGAGGGCTACGACGCACACGGCGTCATGTTCACCCCTGATAACGAGGAGCTGTGGATGGTCAACCGCGACACCGACGACGGCGTCATCATCGATCCGGAGACCGACGAGGTCATCGAGGAGATCGACGAAGTCGGCGAGTCTCCCGACATTCTCGCAGCCTCCCCAGATGGCGAGCTGATGTTCGCTTCGACCCGTGGCCCCGAACAGCAGTCCGGCCCACACCAGATCGCAGGTGATACCCCCGGCGTGGCCGTCATCAACGTCGAGAGCCGCGAACTGGTCGAGGTCGTCGAACCCGACCCGATCGACAACTACGATGACGATGATCGTGAGGACCCCGATCAGCCGACCCCTGACTTCCACGGAATCGGCGTTGTCCCCGGCGACGGCGACGACGATTACGAGGTCTGGGCGCTCGATCAGGGCGTTGCGAACCTGTACATCCTTCATCCGGACGGCGAAGGCTCCATCGAGGTTCAAAACGAGGTCAGTCTTGGCGAGGGTACCGAGGAGGTCCCACACATGGTCGACTTCGACAGTGAGTATCGCTACGCTGCAATCCCGAGCACGGGCGGCGCAAAGACCCAGATCGTTACTGTCGACGACTACGAGGTTGTCAAAGAGCTCGACACGGGTGCAGGATCGCACTTCGCTGGCTGGAACCCCGGCGACGAGACGATCCTCGTCGATGTGATCGGTGACGAGAAGTTCGTCGAAATCGAGGCTGACCTCGAAGCCGAGGAGTTCGAGATGGGTCAAGAGCTCGTCCTCTCCGACCTCGACCAGTTCCCGAACTAG
- a CDS encoding DUF7405 family protein: MSLPDPEGLSRREYVKSVVAVGGAGALSACLGEDDDIEIPSGTDEFDDLPMGQHEWNSFFEADEHGNVRLPRHHVLAYLELDGEPTDTDREAVESALQTLERAYEWSNDGLVFTIGYSPSYFDRYEESLPDGVDLPDPTSLTSLEDLDDDDLDTYDALVHFASDEPVALLEAELAMFGDTDTLSGSDAEPQNTDSDTVNGVAVEDRLSDVFELADRRTGFFGAGLPTENTDATGIPDDYPIPEEAPMFMGFRGRFTKSQPSEERVTIQDGPFAGGTTQHVSKIRQQLDQWWEQDSQSVRVAKMFSPTHEREDRVGEYGEKLTDSPEIEDVVEQTEADASGGMVGHAQKTARAREDGSPIIYRRDFDTTDDDIAGLHFVSLQREIGDFVKTREAMTGSDLPIGSILNNGILQYISVRRRGNFLIPPREYRALPSPRPE, encoded by the coding sequence ATGTCGCTTCCGGACCCAGAGGGACTGTCCCGCCGCGAGTACGTGAAATCGGTCGTTGCAGTTGGTGGTGCAGGGGCTCTGTCAGCCTGTCTCGGTGAGGACGACGATATCGAAATACCATCTGGTACGGACGAATTCGACGATCTCCCTATGGGACAGCACGAGTGGAACTCGTTTTTCGAGGCGGACGAGCACGGGAACGTCCGACTGCCGCGACATCACGTACTGGCGTATCTCGAACTGGACGGCGAACCGACCGATACCGATCGTGAAGCGGTTGAGTCAGCGTTGCAAACCCTCGAACGTGCCTACGAGTGGAGCAACGACGGCCTCGTGTTCACGATCGGATACTCCCCATCGTACTTCGATCGGTACGAGGAATCGCTGCCCGATGGTGTGGATCTCCCAGACCCGACCAGCCTGACATCCCTGGAGGACCTCGACGATGACGATCTGGATACGTACGATGCGCTCGTCCACTTCGCCAGTGACGAGCCCGTCGCGCTGCTCGAAGCCGAACTGGCGATGTTCGGCGACACCGACACGCTCAGCGGATCGGACGCCGAGCCCCAGAATACGGATTCTGACACTGTGAACGGGGTCGCCGTGGAGGATCGGCTCTCCGATGTCTTCGAGCTTGCAGACCGTCGGACGGGCTTTTTCGGAGCTGGACTACCCACCGAGAACACCGACGCGACCGGAATCCCGGACGACTATCCGATTCCCGAGGAAGCACCGATGTTTATGGGGTTTCGCGGTCGCTTCACAAAGAGCCAGCCAAGCGAGGAGCGGGTAACGATTCAGGACGGCCCCTTTGCTGGCGGCACAACGCAGCACGTCTCGAAGATCCGCCAGCAACTCGATCAGTGGTGGGAACAGGACAGCCAGTCGGTCCGAGTCGCGAAGATGTTCAGTCCCACTCACGAACGCGAGGACCGCGTCGGCGAGTACGGTGAGAAGCTCACCGACTCCCCCGAAATCGAGGACGTTGTCGAACAGACTGAAGCAGACGCTTCCGGGGGGATGGTCGGCCACGCACAGAAAACAGCCAGGGCACGGGAGGACGGCTCGCCGATCATCTACCGACGCGACTTTGACACGACCGACGACGATATCGCCGGACTCCACTTCGTTTCGCTGCAGCGTGAGATCGGGGACTTCGTGAAAACACGAGAAGCGATGACTGGCTCCGACTTGCCGATCGGTTCGATACTGAATAACGGCATCCTGCAGTACATCTCCGTCCGTCGACGTGGGAACTTCCTTATCCCTCCGCGCGAGTATCGCGCGCTTCCATCGCCGCGTCCCGAATAA
- a CDS encoding DUF7350 domain-containing protein has product MKRRRFIYTGATAAGLAGLAGCLGGDDDTEDTDDTEGEPGNEEAAFDAMPRVENPPDAVYLPSHRDGMVMLDTETAGDVAVSPMLSIPHFFWIVETGIGEGYTVDRVDPPEGDSVHFMATVWDTETEVVLPVDSGLSIEIEKDGQLVDSRTPWPMISQGMGFHFGDNYELDGDGEYTATISTGSMEDVRLTGEMEGRFQTSETVTVEFEMDAERRQHLVDSVELFDEDRWGNREAVPPMDHGDHDDGHDHGDDHDDDHNHGDDHDDGHNHDDDHNHDDDHGHDDDHGHGDHHMPYSSLPEPEHLLGNLLGTPTFDDAVYATTLVEAGSRFVEGDDQYLVVSPRTPYNRCVLPQMSVSATIERDGETVDLGSLQPTLDHELEFHYGTPVEELQNGDELVLSIDSVTQASRHQGYETAFTETGEVRIEIEDL; this is encoded by the coding sequence ATGAAACGCCGTCGATTCATATACACTGGAGCGACTGCCGCAGGGCTGGCAGGACTGGCTGGCTGCCTTGGTGGTGACGACGACACCGAGGACACTGACGATACTGAGGGCGAACCGGGCAACGAGGAAGCCGCGTTTGATGCGATGCCCCGGGTCGAGAACCCACCGGATGCGGTCTATCTCCCATCTCACCGCGACGGTATGGTGATGCTCGACACCGAAACCGCCGGCGACGTTGCCGTTTCGCCGATGCTTTCGATCCCACACTTCTTCTGGATCGTCGAGACCGGGATCGGTGAGGGATACACCGTCGACCGCGTCGATCCACCGGAGGGTGATTCGGTCCACTTCATGGCGACTGTCTGGGACACCGAAACCGAGGTCGTCCTGCCCGTCGACAGTGGGCTCTCGATCGAGATCGAGAAGGACGGCCAGCTCGTCGATTCGCGCACACCGTGGCCGATGATCTCGCAGGGCATGGGCTTTCATTTCGGGGATAACTACGAGCTCGACGGCGACGGCGAGTACACTGCCACCATCTCGACCGGATCGATGGAGGATGTCCGTCTGACCGGCGAGATGGAGGGCCGATTCCAGACCTCGGAAACCGTCACCGTCGAATTCGAGATGGACGCCGAACGCCGACAGCACCTCGTCGATTCCGTCGAACTGTTCGACGAGGACCGATGGGGGAATCGTGAGGCGGTCCCGCCGATGGATCACGGCGATCACGACGACGGCCACGATCACGGAGACGACCATGACGACGATCACAATCATGGAGACGACCATGACGACGGTCACAACCACGACGACGATCACAACCACGACGACGACCACGGCCACGACGACGACCATGGGCACGGTGATCACCATATGCCGTACTCGTCCCTGCCCGAACCGGAACACCTCCTCGGGAACCTGCTCGGCACGCCGACGTTCGACGATGCTGTCTATGCGACGACGCTCGTGGAGGCTGGCTCGCGGTTCGTCGAGGGCGACGATCAGTATCTTGTCGTCTCGCCCCGAACGCCGTACAACCGGTGTGTACTTCCACAAATGTCGGTTTCGGCGACGATCGAACGGGACGGCGAAACGGTCGATCTTGGTAGCCTACAGCCAACACTGGATCACGAACTCGAGTTCCACTACGGGACGCCAGTCGAGGAGTTACAGAATGGAGACGAACTCGTTCTTTCGATCGATTCGGTCACGCAGGCCTCCCGTCATCAGGGCTACGAGACGGCGTTTACCGAAACCGGAGAGGTTCGGATCGAGATCGAG